One segment of Anatilimnocola aggregata DNA contains the following:
- a CDS encoding CpaF family protein translates to MQTKLPSLTDTHLDLPPGKADSRPDVDERLLQLKRDLHQRLVQRIDLAALRTMDEQQLRLEFRKGAEELCRQRPDLLGLAERRRIIDELIDETLGFGPLEPLLRDPTISDILINGPRQVFVERHGKLQPAGVVFYSDEHLLQVVQRIAARVGRRIDESSPMVDARLPDGSRVNAIIRPLALDGALVSIRRFGDKPLQSADLVQKGTLSAEMLAFLAACIQARLNILISGGTGSGKTTLLNVLSGFIPPNQRIVTIEDAAELQLQQPHVARLETRPANVEGSGAIVARDLLRNALRMRPDRIIIGECRGGETLDMLQAMNTGHDGSLTTIHANSSQDALCRLQLLLGLAGLEVPMWYIDRQIASGIQLVVHVARLAGGVRKVVQITELQEIREGSLQSADLFRFEQTGLNGKGEAEGMFRTTGASPRCLERLHSYGLKVNPAFFRSPIPAPTNFIPAVLAAAEARS, encoded by the coding sequence ATGCAAACCAAACTTCCATCGTTGACCGACACACACCTGGACTTGCCTCCTGGCAAAGCGGATTCACGTCCCGATGTGGACGAGCGGTTGTTGCAACTGAAGCGAGATCTGCACCAACGACTCGTGCAGCGGATCGATCTGGCTGCGCTCCGTACGATGGACGAGCAGCAGTTGAGGTTGGAGTTTCGCAAAGGGGCCGAAGAGCTTTGTCGGCAACGTCCCGACTTGTTGGGTCTGGCCGAGCGCCGTCGAATTATCGACGAGTTGATCGATGAAACGCTCGGCTTCGGTCCACTCGAACCTCTGCTGCGTGATCCTACCATCTCCGACATTCTGATTAATGGTCCACGGCAAGTGTTTGTCGAGCGACATGGCAAACTGCAACCGGCAGGGGTTGTGTTCTATAGCGATGAACACCTGCTGCAAGTCGTGCAGCGCATCGCCGCCCGCGTGGGACGACGCATTGATGAATCGAGCCCGATGGTCGATGCTCGCTTGCCCGATGGGAGCCGCGTGAATGCCATCATTCGTCCCTTGGCACTCGATGGCGCGCTGGTTTCCATTCGGCGTTTTGGCGATAAGCCGCTGCAATCGGCCGATCTGGTGCAGAAGGGGACTCTCTCGGCCGAGATGCTCGCGTTTCTCGCGGCCTGCATTCAAGCCCGCTTGAACATCCTCATTTCCGGCGGCACGGGTAGCGGCAAAACCACGCTCCTAAACGTCCTCTCCGGATTCATTCCGCCCAATCAGCGAATCGTCACCATCGAGGACGCGGCCGAACTGCAACTGCAGCAACCGCATGTCGCCCGGTTGGAAACACGACCGGCGAACGTCGAGGGGAGCGGCGCGATCGTAGCTCGCGACTTGTTGCGCAATGCTCTCCGGATGCGACCGGACCGAATCATCATCGGCGAATGTCGTGGTGGAGAGACGCTCGACATGCTGCAAGCGATGAACACCGGGCACGATGGCAGCTTAACGACGATTCACGCGAATAGTTCGCAGGACGCGCTGTGTCGTCTGCAATTGCTGCTTGGACTCGCGGGGCTCGAGGTTCCCATGTGGTATATCGACCGGCAGATTGCTTCCGGTATTCAACTGGTCGTACATGTCGCTCGGCTCGCAGGTGGCGTGCGCAAGGTAGTGCAAATCACCGAGCTTCAAGAAATTCGAGAGGGTTCGCTGCAATCGGCCGACCTGTTCCGCTTCGAACAAACTGGCCTGAATGGCAAGGGTGAAGCCGAGGGGATGTTTCGCACCACGGGTGCGTCGCCCCGCTGCCTTGAACGATTGCATTCTTATGGGCTTAAGGTAAATCCCGCCTTCTTTCGTTCTCCCATCCCCGCGCCCACGAACTTCATTCCGGCAGTGTTAGCCGCTGCGGAGGCTCGCTCATGA
- a CDS encoding type II secretion system F family protein has product MNSLFVAGLTFVSVAMCVVGVVMLVIDLCFRNQNRIRQRMQEEFGDVMQQRAKKSPLFKDLLMTEPDEQLTVGNLMTQLQTLLDQAGLPWTAPMLLLSMCIGPVVAALLTAAITRNWLLTAIAAACMLPLPWLYVWRTRECRRAKLCAQLPDAFDVMSRALRAGQSVPGAFQVIVSDFPSPIKDEFAFCYEQQHLGIAQEVALRDLARRTGVMELQIFVVAMVVHLRVGGNLSELLTKLSSILRKRAQIQGRVKALTGEGRLQAVVLIALPALVFAALYLLNREYAQILLDRPWILAGCVGSQSLGAICIQRLLQIDF; this is encoded by the coding sequence ATGAACTCGCTCTTTGTCGCTGGCTTGACGTTTGTCAGTGTCGCCATGTGCGTCGTCGGTGTCGTCATGCTGGTAATCGACCTCTGCTTTCGCAACCAAAACCGCATTCGCCAACGAATGCAAGAAGAGTTTGGCGATGTGATGCAGCAGCGGGCGAAGAAATCGCCGCTGTTCAAAGACTTGCTGATGACAGAACCCGATGAGCAGTTGACCGTTGGCAACCTGATGACGCAATTGCAAACGCTGCTCGATCAGGCAGGCCTCCCCTGGACTGCACCGATGCTGCTACTCTCGATGTGCATCGGACCAGTAGTCGCCGCTCTGCTGACGGCAGCCATCACGCGCAATTGGTTACTCACCGCAATTGCTGCGGCCTGCATGCTGCCGCTTCCGTGGCTCTATGTCTGGCGAACGCGAGAATGTCGCCGCGCGAAACTCTGTGCTCAACTTCCCGATGCTTTTGACGTCATGAGCCGGGCACTAAGAGCCGGTCAATCGGTACCCGGGGCCTTTCAAGTCATTGTGAGCGACTTTCCGTCTCCCATCAAAGACGAGTTCGCCTTTTGTTACGAACAGCAGCACTTGGGAATTGCCCAGGAAGTTGCCTTGCGAGATTTAGCGCGGCGAACCGGCGTGATGGAACTGCAGATTTTCGTCGTGGCGATGGTCGTTCACCTGCGCGTCGGCGGCAACCTCAGCGAACTGCTGACGAAATTGTCGTCGATCCTTCGCAAGCGCGCTCAGATTCAGGGGCGCGTGAAAGCACTCACCGGTGAAGGCCGACTGCAGGCGGTGGTGCTCATCGCCTTGCCGGCCTTGGTATTCGCCGCGTTGTACTTGCTGAATCGTGAATATGCCCAGATTTTGCTGGATCGCCCGTGGATTCTGGCTGGCTGCGTGGGTTCGCAAAGCCTGGGCGCGATCTGTATTCAACGACTGTTACAGATCGATTTTTAA
- a CDS encoding type II secretion system F family protein, translated as MFDVFNPVVVHCLVYFIVTGAFLSAIYFLIDHDGRVRNRLSELRDQERERAEALSKQRGMLRLLIPLVPHVTEVFLPNDEHTRTRLQAKLTRAGIYSTSALSTYFTIKLALMAGPPLVAVALGAVGIAPFWPALLAGGVLGLFGIVLPSVWLARRQAARHGVLRKSLPDFLDLIMACLEGGLSMQAALKQVSEELRTAHPVLASELLMVIREMEIGCTLEQALQHLAERTALDELRTLCTFVSQATKFGTTMADAVAQLAIVLRTQREHRAEEMAQQAAVKILFPTLLFIFPTIFVVLAGPAAIKIRASLSRSGNSAALAENRNP; from the coding sequence ATGTTCGATGTTTTCAATCCCGTTGTGGTTCATTGCCTGGTCTACTTTATCGTGACCGGTGCTTTCCTGTCTGCAATCTACTTTCTCATCGATCACGATGGTCGCGTCCGCAATCGCTTGAGCGAACTGCGCGATCAAGAACGTGAACGGGCTGAAGCGCTCAGCAAGCAGCGCGGTATGCTTCGTTTGCTGATTCCGCTTGTTCCTCACGTGACCGAAGTGTTCCTACCCAACGACGAGCACACGCGCACTCGTTTGCAAGCGAAATTGACGCGCGCCGGAATCTATTCCACTTCGGCACTCTCGACCTACTTCACCATCAAGCTGGCTCTGATGGCCGGTCCGCCGCTGGTGGCGGTGGCACTGGGAGCTGTGGGAATCGCACCGTTTTGGCCCGCTTTGTTGGCAGGTGGAGTGCTCGGACTGTTCGGCATTGTGCTCCCCAGTGTGTGGCTTGCGCGGCGACAAGCAGCGCGACACGGCGTGTTACGCAAATCATTGCCCGACTTTCTCGATTTGATTATGGCCTGCCTCGAAGGAGGCCTGAGCATGCAAGCAGCCCTCAAGCAGGTTTCGGAAGAGTTGCGAACCGCACACCCAGTGCTGGCTAGCGAACTATTGATGGTCATCCGCGAAATGGAAATTGGTTGCACCCTCGAGCAGGCTTTGCAACATCTGGCCGAGCGAACCGCGCTCGATGAATTACGGACGCTCTGCACGTTTGTTTCTCAAGCCACCAAGTTCGGTACCACCATGGCCGATGCCGTCGCCCAACTCGCCATTGTGCTCCGCACCCAGCGCGAACATCGGGCTGAAGAAATGGCCCAACAAGCGGCGGTGAAAATCTTGTTTCCCACATTGCTCTTCATCTTTCCCACAATCTTTGTTGTGCTTGCCGGACCAGCTGCCATCAAGATTCGCGCGAGCTTAAGCCGCTCAGGCAACAGCGCTGCGCTCGCTGAAAACAGGAATCCCTAA